GTAACCTGATGTCCCCTGTGGGCCCATCTAGCTTTTGTCACATAAGTTGTTCCTGTAGTGTAAAGTGCAGGGATAAGACCTCTGGACCTCTAGGATTCTGTGAAATTAATTTATCGCTTTACATAAACTTCTTGGCCAAATCCAACACAATACAGAACAGTTTCTGTAGCACAGCTTGAAATGTTACAGCTTTTAAGCCAGATTAATgagtatttggtcactgtccctttaaattataCTTTCGCAGCAGATTTACTGAATTTGGAAGTCCCTAGGGATGTGAACTTGTAGTGACTAGTGCAGATGTAGATGTAGACAGATGTTCTCAGTCCAGTTAGCTTGTTCTCTGCTGATGAGGATCTACACTGTGATGCAGTACCTTTACTCAAAACTCTAGTTTTGGCACAATACCAAGAGGGACTTTCACAGAAAGGCTTTCAATGAAGGCCTAACTCCAAACATAGGTCACTAAAGAGATTAGTGTATGTAGAGGGACCCTTGTCCAGttgtatttgtggtgtcccggcactgtatttcatactgtgccttagtccccaaagttagagtccctaggactgtcggggttcgcttccctaattgacccctagtcaccccttagtaacttgatatttataaatatctatatagatatatgtatatggtgttactcacttgttttagcgtcgcaggacctgcgggtcatttgacccggttcacagaactctatggtttgctaaaggacctttgatggttctagtcaggtgatcacccccaatccattgtaacggtgagtgacagctgatatggaccaatgcAAAACAGCCAGCCCATGccaatataagggagctgcgccattttatctctctctcttgttcctgcgctgccaagcaagcagcatcattgctcttgggttgctgactctggacgaggtaggacctccgcagctttcaagacaattactaggccaaagccttgcggcctaggcctgcgcTAGAGATGGATAGTTCGTAAAATTCCCCGCTATCTactggacctaatccaacccctaaatccagtggatctatgcaaagacaatcctcctaatcttaagagaacttCCCGGTCCCAAgaaactgtcagtcactgctgtgctgtctatgtagactctgttatatggactgttatcgatactgcatgtacagaaaatcttcagtaaagttcctgcaagttttaagttcagcactgcggTGGACagtccatttattttacacttaccTATTGctgttgggaagggtggcgataggcccagcatcactacagagttttaacccccaccctggcgtcacgagtgacaagggttaaatgaacccctcatatactacagcaacaccccaactaccctacacccccaccaggCTACCACATATTCTACTCTGTCTTAGATGGAAAAGTCCTTCTTGGAGATGAAGACTTGAGCACTTTATTCTCACAGCATTGACTGGAACAGTAAGAGTGCGTTGGTTTACCTAGAAATGACACTTCTTGATATAGGAATGTCTAGAAAAGATGGGTTATGAGATGGTGTTTTGGCAAAAGCCAGGCCTGGTAAACAAACTGGTTTGGGTCCAGCCCTTCTCCTGGTAGAGGGTGGCTGGACTACGGATGTCTCCCATAACCATTGACTCTGGGAAGTTCATGTGACCTTGGCATCATTCATCTGATACAGTAATGTAGATTtcaaccctttaaatttttttgcaatatCTGAACGAGGAAGACAACTGTAGAGGATCATTAACGGGAGGAGATATCGTATCTGAACCCAACCCAAAACATTCCGATGAGTTGGAGTACACTATTGTGTATACCTGGGTCTGAAGGCTTGAAGCCCATTGTTTCATACATCCTCATTGCGGTAGACTGTACTGAAGTGGTGGAAAGGATGATCGCATTACACCCACTTTTCCGTGCATAGTCAATCAGCGTCCTGCATAACAATTTCGAGATCCCTTTGCCTCGGTGGTGACTGGCTACAAACATCCTCTTCAGCTCCACGTTCTTCTCATAGGGAGTAATATATGGAATGGCGGCCACTGTGCCCACAACTTCTCCTTCTAACTCTGCCACCCAGAAGCAGTAACCTTCCCTCTCAAGATAATATTTTCTTATGTCCATCAGATCTCCGGCCAGACCCCACTTGGCATGAGCAATGAAGAAAACACCACCGGGGATCCATAACATAAGCAAGGCACCAATCCCACCCAAGATGGAGTAGGCAAAGGATCCGGTAGTGACCAGAGGAAGGAAGAGTCCGGCCATCAGGAGGAGCCAGCACTGAGGCTGCCTTAGGGCACAGTAGAAAGTTGCAGGGATGTGCTCGTAACAACCGGACAGAAAGATCTCCCGGACCATACGGCGGTCGGATTCCTTGTAAAGACGGATGTtgtaagtagacatattgtctcCCTGGAACCAGAAAGAAACAAAATGAATACATGGAGATATATGGAGACGTTCTTATAGTAAtgttacaatttatttttattttttttggaaacgTTTCAGAGGGGGTGAGCTAAACTTACCTAATTCCATCTCTAACCACGCCCTCTCCGCGTCAATCACTCTGAGGGGTCATGATAATAGCGCAGCCtacaggactaggtaagtataactCCCCGCCCAGAGGGCTACTTATGGGGCCTATGGAGAGACTTTcttacttcatatcctcaccatccctgcgaGCAGGAATATCtctcagggatggtgaggatggggGCAACAAGttatataaagtaaaatatgatTATTGGTTTCCTTTTAATATTACTCTCCACCTTTTCACTCTCTGGGGTCACATATCATTCCATACAGTCAGtcatatcagatagatagatagatagatataagatacacagatagatagatatgagatgtgccCGGGCGCCTGCTGCTATTGATCCGGGTCAGGGATCCAAAACAATATTCACAGATGAAGCGGTGGCACTCCAATAGGTGAAGAAAAGTGTTCTTCATTCACTCCATGGTGTAGCTACGTTTCAGCAACCTCACGTTGCCCTTTTCAAGCAAACAATGATGGTGAGTATTTAAGGCCACGCAGGGCCCACCCATCAATTAAAACAGTCATGTGATACAAAGGTCATGTGATTGGtgatattgcaaaaaaaacataatatatgGAATGTCACTTTATACAACTTCTTAGGCTTATCGACATTCATCTAGTGCACATATAGTCTGTACATCCTATTATACAGATTAAGTCACATGATACAGTGTATGAATGGCATATAATATCATAAAGACGTGGGTGGGGGACAGTATCACTCACCCGGCAGCAGGCATCGTTGTGATGAACGCTGAGACGCCAGACACGTCTGCGTTGCGGAGCGCAAACCGGATGTGACGTCAGCGTACTGTGTCATGTGACCGGTCATGTGGTCTGTTGCTGTAACCCGCGCATGCTCAAAGAACCGAGCTAGAGCATTCAGCGCCATCTTAAATAAGGGAAAAGTGCCAAGCTCATGTAGATGCCGTACAACCTCCCATCATATGGTAATtagcatagatagatagatagatatgagatagttgcatagatagatagatagatagatacaaccaaagaataagttagccagcactattgattccaaacaattatatagacctggcttacaggtgcaggctgctcgGCTAaatggctcttgcaccccacccacctctattaggtgtatataaggtgccttggatgtttcagatcctgcaatgcctgttgtactgttcacacagaggtatattcacagtgtagggtccgtcccagaatgaggtcaccttaccgtggtgggacggtccaagctatttggccgccaaatttgcaagctaagtgcctcataatttcatattttcatttattgcactacagctatatagcttttcatgttctatctatatactcatgttttatctatatctttgtgctaacagtgtgctgctgtattctcctgttgatagatagatagatatgagatagatagagatagatatagatagatatgagatagatagatagatatgagatagatagatatgagatagatagatagatagatagatgtaacaGACCTGGGAGTTGTCCCTATGAGATCTCTTCAGCCTGGAGTAAAATATTCATGTAATAGACCTTGCGTCCTCTCCTTTATACACAGTTCCATTAATCTATTAACTGTGTCCTAATACAAGGGAACTAAGGTCACCTACCAGCACGGtcagcagagaggagaatgctggGAACTCTGACCCACTATATCCTCATGTGTCCACTTTCAACTAGCTCTACATGAGATCATTTACATAAcagcaggtaggtaggtaagtaggtgaTATTGCAGCCAATGTGTGGCCCCTATAGGATAGAATATCTTGAATGCTGAATACTGGAATCCACTGTTTTGAATAAATAGTCCACTTTATACATCCGTACAACCTGCGAAAAGCACACTACCCTTGAAAGACAGTAAGAAGTTTTGCTTGCTAACgcagctgctactactaccaccagacaCCTGGCTGCTGTTCCTTCCTGTACTGGTGCTGCTACTGcctccaacattccgactgatagaggacatggcaggggtgtTCTCTCCTCTGTGGTGATTTGTTACTCACCCTCTAAATAACTCTAGAATGCAGATTTATGTTAAAATACACCTCAACCTTCTGCACAATGCTGTGCTCAACTTGCTGTGTATTGTAGTATGATAGCTTTCTATGGGCTTGTTCTGTAGTcacaatgctgggatttgtagtacatgTATGGTACTATAAAGGTACTTGGTCACTGTCCTTTTAAATTATGCTTTTGAAGCAGATCTACTGAATTTGGAAGTCCCTGAGATCATACTAGGGCGTGAACTTGTAGTGACCAGTGCAGATGTAGATGTAGACAGATGTTCTCAGTCCGTGATGCAGTACCTTTACTCAAAACTCTAGTTTTGGCACAATACCAAGAGGGACTTTCACAGCAAGACTTTCAATGAAGGCCTAACTCCAACCATAGGTCACTAAAGAGATTAGTGTATGTAGAGGGACCCTTGTCCAGTTGTATTCTACTCTGTCTTAGAGGGAAAAGTCCTTCTTGGAGATGAAAACTTGAGCACTTTTTCCTCACAGCATTGACTGGAACAGTAAGAGTGGGTTGGTTTACCGACCTAGTTTTTCTATACCACCAGCTGCTCAATTTTCTGTCACATGACACAGAGATCACTTCTGACTTAGTATATAGAAAACAACAGTAATTTGGCTTCGATGTTAATTAAAGCTGTCCAGCCACTTcccctggccgtgagcgcactgtccccttctcccctgctgccggcggggcttggATGCGCCCTCATAcgaatcccagtccgtcacttACCACGCTCCTCTGCTGCTTCTTCCTCCGCCTCTCAGCTCCGGGGCACgcatccccgtctcctagggcgcgcgagcgccggagctctgaaatttaaagggccagtatgcccataattatgtgaaacacctgacactacatGTCGTCAGGTGTcgtctgctgcagcaagtccatcctgccttgcggcgggctctggcgaagaccagcggcaccttagactccgctccccgatacggcccatgtcatcagccactcaggtcagtggatccacttcTAGCACCATTACAAAAGCATTTAATGCAGGACACATAATTGGACGACTCTTATTTAAACactaaaaaaactaaagtgaaaataCAACATATGCAAATGAATACAACATATGTATAAAAAGTAACCTCTTGCGCTTGTATCTGATAGGACAGATGGGTGGTCTGCACATTGCTATATTTATTAGACGTTATCATGATAGAATTGCAGCAAACAGGCCACGTGCACACACAACACAACGTGTCTCACAACCGGAGATAAGGCAATTTAAACATATGGCAAAACTTGAACCAAAAAAACAACACCGCACtggaaaacagatttttttttaaccaactggtgacaaaaagttGAATAGATCCTTTAAATGTACTTCTTTTtagaaatcgtaatccttccagtacttatcagctgctgtatgctccacaggaagttcttttctttttttgaattcctttctatcagaccgcagtgctctctgttgacacctctgcccattttaggaactgtccggagcaggatagatttgctatggggatttattcctgctctggacagaggtgtcagcagagagcactgtggtcagacagaaaggaaattcaaaaagaaaagaacttcctgtggagcatacagcagctgataagtactggaaggattaagatttttaaatagaagtaatttactaatctgtttaactttctggcaccagttgatttaattaaaaaatgtttccagtggagtacccctttaaggcaaagacATGAACAGTTCACTACCAGCTGTTGTGAACTGTAACTAATAGAAGCTGTTTAGTATGTAAAAATTAGGTCTAACCTCCAATTTAAGTCAACCAGCTTTCCAGCTTTCCAACCAggctgctttcagctgttgcaaaactacaactcccagcctgcccggacagccttcggctgtccgggcaggctgggagttgtagttttgcaccagcttaaagcaccctggtttggaaacactggtccagaACATCAATGCAATATGTTTCACGCTTAGTGAGTTTTTATATTACCGGCTCTAGTAGCTCGCGACAGTCTTTCAATACCAGAAACGGAGAGACCAGTGTCCTCGCCTGACCGTACCTCCCTGAAGTGACGGCTCAGATTAGAGTCATCAACTGCACTAGTATTCATGTCCACTAGATGTCGCCAGAACCTGCTCGTACGACCTACCTACTGAAGAAAGTAGGTGTTGCATGCAGCAAGACAAACTAAGCAGCAGCTATTGCGACTGTTGCTACAATGTATCCAGTATTCTATTTGGTTACACCTGAAACAAATTTGTCCCTAACGAGCGGGTCCTACAGACTCTATGGGTTCGCTTCTAGGCCGGAATTCAGAATCCCACTGACTTCCATGGGGCTCTGCGAGGAACTCTGCAAAAACTGTTGACAGGTTTAATGTTTTCGCAGAATCCGGTAGGCGGAATTTCCGCAGAGGAAACTTAGCTACATGTGAATAGAACACAACGTGCATTCAATTTTgctgaatttccaagctgaagtTGTGGCCAAAAATGTGCGGAAACACGGGTGGACAATCCACGCATTGAATGCTATTGTGGGCACTAGAACCACTAGGAAATGCattatctcatagacggcaaagcatttccgagcggattctgcagaaagaaaagacatgtcagTGGTGTTGCTAGAGGGGGGCTAACAGGGCTGTAGCCCCTGGTCTCAGGCCCATAGCCCCAGTCCTCTGGCTaccactgtctttttttttttcat
Above is a genomic segment from Hyla sarda isolate aHylSar1 chromosome 1, aHylSar1.hap1, whole genome shotgun sequence containing:
- the LOC130296463 gene encoding putative N-acetyltransferase 8B isoform X2, producing MSTYNIRLYKESDRRMVREIFLSGCYEHIPATFYCALRQPQCWLLLMAGLFLPLVTTGSFAYSILGGIGALLMLWIPGGVFFIAHAKWGLAGDLMDIRKYYLEREGYCFWVAELEGEVVGTVAAIPYITPYEKNVELKRMFVASHHRGKGISKLLCRTLIDYARKSGCNAIILSTTSVQSTAMRMYETMGFKPSDPGIHNSVLQLIGMFWVGFRYDISSR
- the LOC130296463 gene encoding putative N-acetyltransferase 8B isoform X1 → MPGDQGDNMSTYNIRLYKESDRRMVREIFLSGCYEHIPATFYCALRQPQCWLLLMAGLFLPLVTTGSFAYSILGGIGALLMLWIPGGVFFIAHAKWGLAGDLMDIRKYYLEREGYCFWVAELEGEVVGTVAAIPYITPYEKNVELKRMFVASHHRGKGISKLLCRTLIDYARKSGCNAIILSTTSVQSTAMRMYETMGFKPSDPGIHNSVLQLIGMFWVGFRYDISSR